Below is a genomic region from Rosa chinensis cultivar Old Blush chromosome 5, RchiOBHm-V2, whole genome shotgun sequence.
GAAAAATTGCGCAATCTGCTGGAGTAACGTGACAACAGGGCAAGGCCAAGCCATCTTCACTGCTGAGTGCTCACACTCCTTCCACTACCCTTGCATTGCCAACAATGTCCAGCATGGAAATCTTTGCTGCCCCATCTGCCGAGCAAAATGGGATAAGAATAATGTTCCTTTCCAAGTTCCCCCGCTTCAACAAAACAACTTGGGTGCACATGGCTTCGCTGATGATGAACCTCTCCCGTTCACCTCACCGGCTCAATCTTCTGTCCCCCAGAATGTCACAATCAAAACTCATACAGAGACCTCTGCTATCCCTGCTGCCGATTCACGCCCACAATATCCTGTTCTAGTCAGCATCTGTGCACCACCCCTTCAGGATCCTGATGGCGAAGTCCGTACACCGATTGACCTTGTAACAGTTCTAGACGTAAGTGGCAGCATGCAGGGCCAAAAGCTTCACCTTGTCAAGCAAGCTATCAAATTTGTCATAGAAAACATGGGGTCTTCAGATAGACTTTCTATAGTTTCATTCTCAACAAATTCTAGAAGAGTCCTTCCTCTTCGAAGAATGACCGTTGATGGCCGTGAAAGTGCAATTGAAGCTGTCGAATCTCTTGTAGCAGGTGGTGGAACTGACATTGCAGAAGGACTCAAAAAAGGAACACAAGTCCTTGAAGATCGGAGGCAAAGGAACCCAGTTGCTAGCATCATTCTCTTATCCGATGGCCAAGATAACTACTGTCGAAGCCCAAGCCAAATGTTGAAGAAATTGCCTGCTTCAATTCGTTCCAGCGACATGCAACATGAAATCCCTGTCCACACATTTGGGTTCGGCAACGACCATGATGCAAAGATTATGCATGCTATATCTGAGGAATCCCGGGGCACCTTTTCATACATTGAATCAGTTGGCATGATACAAGACGCCTTTGCTCTGTGCATTGGTGGTCTTCTCAGTGTTGTGGCTCAGGAACTTCGCCTCACAGTGAGGTCGGCATCACATGGAGCGAAGATTGTATCAATACCATCAGGGAGATATGTGAGTCAGATTTCTGATGACGGCTCGCAAGGTTTAGTTGATATTGGAAATATGTACGCAGAAGAGGTGAAACAATTTCTGGTGTATCTCTTAGTTCCACAATCCTCAGCTTCAGAGACTAAGACATCATTGGTGGACGTCTTATGCGTGTACAGAGATCTAGCTTCAAATGAGTTTATCCAGCTCCAAAGTGGGAGAGTAGAGATATCAAGACCACAGTTTTGTTCTCCTACAGAATTGGCAGTGTGTTTGGAGGTTGATCGCCAGCGGAACAGACTTTTGGTGGCTGATGCTATTGGAGAGGCTCAACGCTTGGCTGAAATGGGAAATTTGGAGGGTGCACGCGAAATTTTGACTCAACGAAGAGAAACTCTCTTAGCATCAGCAGCAGCCAAAGCTGGGGATAGTCTCAGTAATATGTTTGAAACTGAGCTTAAAGAAATCAGGGATAAAATGGCAAGTATGAAGTTGTACGAAGAGGCGGGGCGTGCTTATGCTCTGGCTGGAATGAGTTCACATTCACGCCAGAGGGCCTCTGCTAGGGGTAACGCAGAAGGCTCGTGCCTGGCCATGAAGGGTCGCAAACAACTTGCTACAAAAGCAGCGGGTCGTGCTTCCGGGGGTCGCGGTGTAGCAGTGACTCTTGCTGCCGGGGGTTTTGGTGGCAAGGGTGGTCCCAAAGGCAAACGCTCTGCAATGGATCACTTAGTGGCTGCTATGGGAGActctgatgaagatgatgatatgGGCTTTGCTTTATGTGACGGAGGTTCATTTGACGGAGGCAATGATGTCCATCGAGGTGCTTTTGAAACACCAGCAATGGTAAGAATGGTACAGAAATCACAGCAGAAGAATCAATCTAAATAAGTCCAAGCTCTGGTCGTTTTGGCATTATACTCGATTTTGAGAGTATTAGCCTTGGGGCTACTTCTTGGTTCAAACcatgatttgtttttgttttccagCTTATTATAGACTGAATTCATTGGgattattaatattaatattactAGAAGTTCAATATTAAGACCCTGTGCTTGGATTGAGATGGTTTGCCAGCTGTGCTGCTCCATACTTATttgttcatttttcttttggcgTGCCTATATCTACTGTAATTTTGTTTGGGAGAAATGTCTTATATATTACTAAACTAAATGTTAGTCACCTTTATATATGACTAGCCTTCCTGGGCCATGCTCGTACTTGCTATTAGGTGGTTTCTTATGAATACAATTATACCACAGAATGCTCATTTGAagtttatacacacacacacatacatgcgCGCGGATGCACACTTAAAATGCGTAATACTTTTTGTGTACGTGCACCCTCTGTTTCAAACTGCCAAGAGTAATCATgttaagaaaaaagaagaagaaaactatATTTTAGAACAAAATTGGATTCAAAGATGGAACAAACTCGGGATCAGTTTACAAACTGAATGACAAAAGAATATCAAACAAATTCGAAGACGTAAAACATTTACCCAGATGCCGTAAGATAACATTGATCATATTGAATTATTGATCAATGattttaattaaaaacattCTTTGTTGCCTTTTATTCAAAAAGAAATTGTAGTAGGAATTCCTTGAAGCGCACTACacaaagaaggaagagaggagtTCGTGAATCAGAACAGCCAAACTAATTTTTTGAGTTCCGAATAGTGCAGAGATTTCGATCAACCAAAGTCAATTCATTAGCTTGTATGTGGGTACTGGATTAGATCTTGCTTATATCTGTGACAGATTACTTCCTACAGAAAAACAGAGCAACTTGATggaaaatttaaaatacaaacTATAGCCATTGCTCCAATTACTAAACCTGAAAAAAGAAAACCTCCGAAATCAATAACCTTCCTACAATCCCCGTCTTTGGGTGCAATAAAATGGGCGAGAAGCTTAAAGCGAATCAGGGATTAAGATCGGCAAAAAATGAAATTCATAAACTCCCTTAAATTTCAAAAGCAGACCTCATCTTTCTTTCACATTTCCAGTTCTCACTTTCTCCTTTACGCTTGGTGAGCTTGACCGGATTAGATAAGTAGATAGGATAGGATTGGATTTGATTGTAATAGATGTGTTTGGTGCAGCAGGATTTC
It encodes:
- the LOC112203200 gene encoding E3 ubiquitin-protein ligase WAV3 isoform X2; protein product: MSSQDASAQKNCAICWSNVTTGQGQAIFTAECSHSFHYPCIANNVQHGNLCCPICRAKWDKNNVPFQVPPLQQNNLGAHGFADDEPLPFTSPAQSSVPQNVTIKTHTETSAIPAADSRPQYPVLVSICAPPLQDPDGEVRTPIDLVTVLDVSGSMQGQKLHLVKQAIKFVIENMGSSDRLSIVSFSTNSRRVLPLRRMTVDGRESAIEAVESLVAGGGTDIAEGLKKGTQVLEDRRQRNPVASIILLSDGQDNYCRSPSQMLKKLPASIRSSDMQHEIPVHTFGFGNDHDAKIMHAISEESRGTFSYIESVGMIQDAFALCIGGLLSVVAQELRLTVRSASHGAKIVSIPSGRYVSQISDDGSQGLVDIGNMYAEEVKQFLVYLLVPQSSASETKTSLVDVLCVYRDLASNEFIQLQSGRVEISRPQFCSPTELAVCLEVDRQRNRLLVADAIGEAQRLAEMGNLEGAREILTQRRETLLASAAAKAGDSLSNMFETELKEIRDKMASMKLYEEAGRAYALAGMSSHSRQRASARGNAEGSCLAMKGRKQLATKAAGRASGGRGVAVTLAAGGFGGKGGPKGKRSAMDHLVAAMGDSDEDDDMGFALCDGGSFDGGNDVHRGAFETPAMVRMVQKSQQKNQSK
- the LOC112203200 gene encoding E3 ubiquitin-protein ligase WAV3 isoform X1, yielding MGTGDCFSPLNRRPFLTKNCAICWSNVTTGQGQAIFTAECSHSFHYPCIANNVQHGNLCCPICRAKWDKNNVPFQVPPLQQNNLGAHGFADDEPLPFTSPAQSSVPQNVTIKTHTETSAIPAADSRPQYPVLVSICAPPLQDPDGEVRTPIDLVTVLDVSGSMQGQKLHLVKQAIKFVIENMGSSDRLSIVSFSTNSRRVLPLRRMTVDGRESAIEAVESLVAGGGTDIAEGLKKGTQVLEDRRQRNPVASIILLSDGQDNYCRSPSQMLKKLPASIRSSDMQHEIPVHTFGFGNDHDAKIMHAISEESRGTFSYIESVGMIQDAFALCIGGLLSVVAQELRLTVRSASHGAKIVSIPSGRYVSQISDDGSQGLVDIGNMYAEEVKQFLVYLLVPQSSASETKTSLVDVLCVYRDLASNEFIQLQSGRVEISRPQFCSPTELAVCLEVDRQRNRLLVADAIGEAQRLAEMGNLEGAREILTQRRETLLASAAAKAGDSLSNMFETELKEIRDKMASMKLYEEAGRAYALAGMSSHSRQRASARGNAEGSCLAMKGRKQLATKAAGRASGGRGVAVTLAAGGFGGKGGPKGKRSAMDHLVAAMGDSDEDDDMGFALCDGGSFDGGNDVHRGAFETPAMVRMVQKSQQKNQSK